The proteins below are encoded in one region of Belonocnema kinseyi isolate 2016_QV_RU_SX_M_011 chromosome 3, B_treatae_v1, whole genome shotgun sequence:
- the LOC117169859 gene encoding protein lethal(2)essential for life-like, with product MPTLLIVGVEVVLDIQQFTPEEETVKVVDKFVMVEGKHEEKQDEHGWVARTFTRKYLVPQQCDLGRVKSSLSSSQSILTITAPRKHHSKHHREKHIEIKITDKPMIREGEHKPENKLEKKLEKK from the coding sequence gtTGTTCTGGACATACAACAATTTACTCCCGAAGAGGAAACCGTGAAAGTCGTGGACAAATTTGTCATGGTCGAAGGTAAACATGAAGAGAAACAAGACGAACACGGATGGGTTGCAAGAACATTCACCCGAAAATACCTAGTACCGCAACAGTGTGACCTTGGCCGGGTCAAGTCTAGCCTTTCATCATCGCAGAGCATTTTGACCATTACAGCCCCCAGGAAACACCATTCAAAGCACCATCGCGAGAAACATATCGAAATTAAGATAACAGACAAACCTATGATTCGCGAAGGAGAACATAAACCAGAAAATAAACTGGAAAAGAAACTAGAAAAGAAATag